Proteins from one Oryza sativa Japonica Group chromosome 12, ASM3414082v1 genomic window:
- the LOC9266439 gene encoding uncharacterized protein isoform X1, with the protein MEPSRFVRICPRKRPDDGSSISSAANKHLELTSGVSCAIDEPSSSRGATGFSMLTGSSSCTIGSRGAGHIQSSRPNRDHFCPIVPARVARVNREKRQAARKMRLILRQEHVPRSLSMRFTYSIPKEHMQILKATYPDRSYYGGLDYECNHCGALFWYQERVVSQSSHRAKRIAYNLCCRGGKISLPPPKPFPPILQDLIRFDGGARSNSFMRLIRQYNSLFAFTSLGANIDRSINTGQGHYVFRINGVVHHRIGSLVTAPGQRPEFAQLYIYDTANELQNRLNIFYHTDDPGDVPDPVIVQELISMLDQFNPLVQQFRLARDKLLSPSAPEIAIKLIGSDHSQSDHYSLPTISELATLIIPGASCEVSKFDVIVQKHSGELCQLSPIHPALMSLQYPLLFPYGDVGFHTGIKLREVDDQPPGSCDEASMLEFYRYESHYRKDEPNPFTCCGRLSDQLAANAFSCIETSRLTYHALNQKKLRSETHQGISDAVVRGDSDGKDVGTKVILPSSFIGGRRYMVQNYHDSMAICRSYGPPQIFSTFTCNSKWPEIIEAIRFEAGQKPSDRSDMVTHVYHMKLDEYITSIKNGEAFGPIKAVAFKHACLKHCQLGNSSHLEKKKIYPAPQFLQQLGLYIFISCKMDYTMLRDVTQESHRWQVRVRVTRFSQFTTANEPDKILRLDLVLLDEQGDMMDAQIPGRHVSQFKPLLKEDAVYYIKYFEVAEARP; encoded by the exons ATGGAGCCATCCAGATTCGTTCGCATCTGCCCGCGGAAGCGTCCAGATG ATGGGTCCTCCATATCATCTGCTGCCAATAAGCACTTAGAGCTTACGAGTGGTGTGTCATGTGCCATAG ATGAGCCGTCATCATCCCGCGGTGCCACTGGGTTCTCAATGCTCACGGGTAGTTCATCATGCACTATAG GGAGTCGTGGAGCTGGCCACATTCAGTCTTCTCGACCCAACA GAGATCATTTTTGCCCAATAGTGCCAGCACGTGTTGCTCGAGTGAACCGGGAAAAAAGACAGGCCGCTAGGAAAATGCGTCTTATTTTGCGACAAG AACATGTGCCACGTTCACTGTCGATGAGATTCACATATTCCATACCAAAGGAGCACATGCAAATTCTTAAAG CTACGTACCCAGATCGTTCCTATTATGGTGGCCTTGACTATGAATGCAATCATTGTGGTGCATTATTTTGGTACCAAGAAAGGGTTGTTAGCCAGAGCTCGCACAGAGCCAAGAGGATTGCATACAATCTGTGTTGTCGTGGTGGAAAGATCTCCTTACCCCCACCCAAGCCTTTTCCTCCTATCTTACAAGACTTGATTCGTTTTGATGGCGGTGCCCGTTCCAACTCTTTCATGCGACTCATCAGGCAATATAATTCATTATTTGCATTCACATCGCTTGGGGCTAACATTGATAGGAGCATAAACACTGGTCAGGGGCATTATGTTTTTCGTATCAATGGTGTTGTCCATCACAGAATTGGTTCTCTGGTTACTGCTCCTGGACAACGTCCGGAATTCGCCCAGCTGTACATATATGACACCGCCAATGAGCTCCAGAATAGgcttaatattttttatcacaCTGATGATCCTGGGGATGTCCCTGATCCTGTTATTGTGCAAGAGCTTATCTCGATGCTTGACCAGTTCAATCCTCTTGTGCAACAGTTCCGTCTTGCTCGAGACAAGCTGCTTTCTCCAAGTGCTCCTGAGATTGCTATCAAGCTCATTGGGTCAGACCATTCTCAGAGTGACCATTACAGCCTTCCCACCATCTCTGAGTTGGCAACACTAATTATACCTGGTGCATCTTGTGAGGTATCAAAGTTTGATGTCATTGTGCAGAAGCATTCAGGTGAGTTATGTCAGTTGTCACCTATTCATCCAGCCCTTATGTCATTGCAGTACCCGCTTCTATTCCCATATGGTGATGTGGGTTTTCATACTGGTATCAAGCTTAGAGAGGTAGATGATCAGCCACCCGGTAGTTGCGACGAAGCATCGATGCTTGAATTTTATCGGTACGAGTCCCACTATCGAAAGGATGAGCCCAATCCATTCACCTGTTGTGGTAGGCTTTCTGATCAGCTCGCTGCGAATGCTTTCTCATGTATAGAGACATCTCGACTCACATACCATGCCCTCAACCAGAAAAAACTTCGCTCTGAGACACATCAAGGTATATCTGATGCTGTTGTTAGGGGAGACAGTGATGGAAAGGATGTTGGCACCAAGGTAATTCTGCCATCAAGTTTCATAGGAGGAAGGCGATACATGGTTCAAAACTACCATGATTCAATGGCAATCTGCCGTTCTTACGGTCCTCCTCAAATATTCTCAACTTTCACCTGCAATTCTAAATGGCCAGAGATTATTGAAGCTATTCGTTTTGAGGCAGGGCAAAAACCAAGTGATAGAAGTGATATGGTCACACATGTTTACCATATGAAGCTAGATGAGTACATCACATCTATTAAGAATGGAGAAGCCTTCGGTCCCATAAAAGCTG TTGCTTTTAAACATGCCTGCTTGAAACACTGTCAGTTGGGAAACAGTTCCcacctcgaaaaaaaaaagatatatccTGCACCACAGTTCCTTCAGCAATTAGGACTTTATATCTTCATATCATGCAag ATGGATTACACTATGCTAAGGGATGTGACACAGGAATCACACCGTTGGCAGGTCCGAGTGCGGGTCACTCGCTTCTCGCAGTTCACTACAGCAAATGAACCTGACAAGATTCTGCGACTTGATTTAGTCCTGCTTGATGAGCAG GGGGACATGATGGATGCGCAGATCCCAGGACGTCATGTTTCTCAATTCAAGCCTTTGCTGAAGGAGGATGCTGTGTATTACATCAAGTACTTCGAAGTTGCTGAGGCGCGCCCCTAG
- the LOC9266439 gene encoding uncharacterized protein isoform X2 gives MEPSRFVRICPRKRPDDGSSISSAANKHLELTSGVSCAIDEPSSSRGATGFSMLTGSSSCTIGSRGAGHIQSSRPNRDHFCPIVPARVARVNREKRQAARKMRLILRQEHVPRSLSMRFTYSIPKEHMQILKATYPDRSYYGGLDYECNHCGALFWYQERVVSQSSHRAKRIAYNLCCRGGKISLPPPKPFPPILQDLIRFDGGARSNSFMRLIRQYNSLFAFTSLGANIDRSINTGQGHYVFRINGVVHHRIGSLVTAPGQRPEFAQLYIYDTANELQNRLNIFYHTDDPGDVPDPVIVQELISMLDQFNPLVQQFRLARDKLLSPSAPEIAIKLIGSDHSQSDHYSLPTISELATLIIPGASCEYPLLFPYGDVGFHTGIKLREVDDQPPGSCDEASMLEFYRYESHYRKDEPNPFTCCGRLSDQLAANAFSCIETSRLTYHALNQKKLRSETHQGISDAVVRGDSDGKDVGTKVILPSSFIGGRRYMVQNYHDSMAICRSYGPPQIFSTFTCNSKWPEIIEAIRFEAGQKPSDRSDMVTHVYHMKLDEYITSIKNGEAFGPIKAVAFKHACLKHCQLGNSSHLEKKKIYPAPQFLQQLGLYIFISCKMDYTMLRDVTQESHRWQVRVRVTRFSQFTTANEPDKILRLDLVLLDEQGDMMDAQIPGRHVSQFKPLLKEDAVYYIKYFEVAEARP, from the exons ATGGAGCCATCCAGATTCGTTCGCATCTGCCCGCGGAAGCGTCCAGATG ATGGGTCCTCCATATCATCTGCTGCCAATAAGCACTTAGAGCTTACGAGTGGTGTGTCATGTGCCATAG ATGAGCCGTCATCATCCCGCGGTGCCACTGGGTTCTCAATGCTCACGGGTAGTTCATCATGCACTATAG GGAGTCGTGGAGCTGGCCACATTCAGTCTTCTCGACCCAACA GAGATCATTTTTGCCCAATAGTGCCAGCACGTGTTGCTCGAGTGAACCGGGAAAAAAGACAGGCCGCTAGGAAAATGCGTCTTATTTTGCGACAAG AACATGTGCCACGTTCACTGTCGATGAGATTCACATATTCCATACCAAAGGAGCACATGCAAATTCTTAAAG CTACGTACCCAGATCGTTCCTATTATGGTGGCCTTGACTATGAATGCAATCATTGTGGTGCATTATTTTGGTACCAAGAAAGGGTTGTTAGCCAGAGCTCGCACAGAGCCAAGAGGATTGCATACAATCTGTGTTGTCGTGGTGGAAAGATCTCCTTACCCCCACCCAAGCCTTTTCCTCCTATCTTACAAGACTTGATTCGTTTTGATGGCGGTGCCCGTTCCAACTCTTTCATGCGACTCATCAGGCAATATAATTCATTATTTGCATTCACATCGCTTGGGGCTAACATTGATAGGAGCATAAACACTGGTCAGGGGCATTATGTTTTTCGTATCAATGGTGTTGTCCATCACAGAATTGGTTCTCTGGTTACTGCTCCTGGACAACGTCCGGAATTCGCCCAGCTGTACATATATGACACCGCCAATGAGCTCCAGAATAGgcttaatattttttatcacaCTGATGATCCTGGGGATGTCCCTGATCCTGTTATTGTGCAAGAGCTTATCTCGATGCTTGACCAGTTCAATCCTCTTGTGCAACAGTTCCGTCTTGCTCGAGACAAGCTGCTTTCTCCAAGTGCTCCTGAGATTGCTATCAAGCTCATTGGGTCAGACCATTCTCAGAGTGACCATTACAGCCTTCCCACCATCTCTGAGTTGGCAACACTAATTATACCTGGTGCATCTTGTGAG TACCCGCTTCTATTCCCATATGGTGATGTGGGTTTTCATACTGGTATCAAGCTTAGAGAGGTAGATGATCAGCCACCCGGTAGTTGCGACGAAGCATCGATGCTTGAATTTTATCGGTACGAGTCCCACTATCGAAAGGATGAGCCCAATCCATTCACCTGTTGTGGTAGGCTTTCTGATCAGCTCGCTGCGAATGCTTTCTCATGTATAGAGACATCTCGACTCACATACCATGCCCTCAACCAGAAAAAACTTCGCTCTGAGACACATCAAGGTATATCTGATGCTGTTGTTAGGGGAGACAGTGATGGAAAGGATGTTGGCACCAAGGTAATTCTGCCATCAAGTTTCATAGGAGGAAGGCGATACATGGTTCAAAACTACCATGATTCAATGGCAATCTGCCGTTCTTACGGTCCTCCTCAAATATTCTCAACTTTCACCTGCAATTCTAAATGGCCAGAGATTATTGAAGCTATTCGTTTTGAGGCAGGGCAAAAACCAAGTGATAGAAGTGATATGGTCACACATGTTTACCATATGAAGCTAGATGAGTACATCACATCTATTAAGAATGGAGAAGCCTTCGGTCCCATAAAAGCTG TTGCTTTTAAACATGCCTGCTTGAAACACTGTCAGTTGGGAAACAGTTCCcacctcgaaaaaaaaaagatatatccTGCACCACAGTTCCTTCAGCAATTAGGACTTTATATCTTCATATCATGCAag ATGGATTACACTATGCTAAGGGATGTGACACAGGAATCACACCGTTGGCAGGTCCGAGTGCGGGTCACTCGCTTCTCGCAGTTCACTACAGCAAATGAACCTGACAAGATTCTGCGACTTGATTTAGTCCTGCTTGATGAGCAG GGGGACATGATGGATGCGCAGATCCCAGGACGTCATGTTTCTCAATTCAAGCCTTTGCTGAAGGAGGATGCTGTGTATTACATCAAGTACTTCGAAGTTGCTGAGGCGCGCCCCTAG
- the LOC9266439 gene encoding uncharacterized protein isoform X3 codes for MEPSRFVRICPRKRPDDGSSISSAANKHLELTSGVSCAIDEPSSSRGATGFSMLTGSSSCTIGSRGAGHIQSSRPNRDHFCPIVPARVARVNREKRQAARKMRLILRQEHVPRSLSMRFTYSIPKEHMQILKATYPDRSYYGGLDYECNHCGALFWYQERVVSQSSHRAKRIAYNLCCRGGKISLPPPKPFPPILQDLIRFDGGARSNSFMRLIRQYNSLFAFTSLGANIDRSINTGQGHYVFRINGVVHHRIGSLVTAPGQRPEFAQLYIYDTANELQNRLNIFYHTDDPGDVPDPVIVQELISMLDQFNPLVQQFRLARDKLLSPSAPEIAIKLIGSDHSQSDHYSLPTISELATLIIPGASCEVSKFDVIVQKHSGELCQLSPIHPALMSLQYPLLFPYGDVGFHTGIKLREVDDQPPGSCDEASMLEFYRYESHYRKDEPNPFTCCGRLSDQLAANAFSCIETSRLTYHALNQKKLRSETHQGISDAVVRGDSDGKDVGTKVILPSSFIGGRRYMVQNYHDSMAICRSYGPPQIFSTFTCNSKWPEIIEAIRFEAGQKPSDRSDMVTHVYHMKLDEYITSIKNGEAFGPIKADGLHYAKGCDTGITPLAGPSAGHSLLAVHYSK; via the exons ATGGAGCCATCCAGATTCGTTCGCATCTGCCCGCGGAAGCGTCCAGATG ATGGGTCCTCCATATCATCTGCTGCCAATAAGCACTTAGAGCTTACGAGTGGTGTGTCATGTGCCATAG ATGAGCCGTCATCATCCCGCGGTGCCACTGGGTTCTCAATGCTCACGGGTAGTTCATCATGCACTATAG GGAGTCGTGGAGCTGGCCACATTCAGTCTTCTCGACCCAACA GAGATCATTTTTGCCCAATAGTGCCAGCACGTGTTGCTCGAGTGAACCGGGAAAAAAGACAGGCCGCTAGGAAAATGCGTCTTATTTTGCGACAAG AACATGTGCCACGTTCACTGTCGATGAGATTCACATATTCCATACCAAAGGAGCACATGCAAATTCTTAAAG CTACGTACCCAGATCGTTCCTATTATGGTGGCCTTGACTATGAATGCAATCATTGTGGTGCATTATTTTGGTACCAAGAAAGGGTTGTTAGCCAGAGCTCGCACAGAGCCAAGAGGATTGCATACAATCTGTGTTGTCGTGGTGGAAAGATCTCCTTACCCCCACCCAAGCCTTTTCCTCCTATCTTACAAGACTTGATTCGTTTTGATGGCGGTGCCCGTTCCAACTCTTTCATGCGACTCATCAGGCAATATAATTCATTATTTGCATTCACATCGCTTGGGGCTAACATTGATAGGAGCATAAACACTGGTCAGGGGCATTATGTTTTTCGTATCAATGGTGTTGTCCATCACAGAATTGGTTCTCTGGTTACTGCTCCTGGACAACGTCCGGAATTCGCCCAGCTGTACATATATGACACCGCCAATGAGCTCCAGAATAGgcttaatattttttatcacaCTGATGATCCTGGGGATGTCCCTGATCCTGTTATTGTGCAAGAGCTTATCTCGATGCTTGACCAGTTCAATCCTCTTGTGCAACAGTTCCGTCTTGCTCGAGACAAGCTGCTTTCTCCAAGTGCTCCTGAGATTGCTATCAAGCTCATTGGGTCAGACCATTCTCAGAGTGACCATTACAGCCTTCCCACCATCTCTGAGTTGGCAACACTAATTATACCTGGTGCATCTTGTGAGGTATCAAAGTTTGATGTCATTGTGCAGAAGCATTCAGGTGAGTTATGTCAGTTGTCACCTATTCATCCAGCCCTTATGTCATTGCAGTACCCGCTTCTATTCCCATATGGTGATGTGGGTTTTCATACTGGTATCAAGCTTAGAGAGGTAGATGATCAGCCACCCGGTAGTTGCGACGAAGCATCGATGCTTGAATTTTATCGGTACGAGTCCCACTATCGAAAGGATGAGCCCAATCCATTCACCTGTTGTGGTAGGCTTTCTGATCAGCTCGCTGCGAATGCTTTCTCATGTATAGAGACATCTCGACTCACATACCATGCCCTCAACCAGAAAAAACTTCGCTCTGAGACACATCAAGGTATATCTGATGCTGTTGTTAGGGGAGACAGTGATGGAAAGGATGTTGGCACCAAGGTAATTCTGCCATCAAGTTTCATAGGAGGAAGGCGATACATGGTTCAAAACTACCATGATTCAATGGCAATCTGCCGTTCTTACGGTCCTCCTCAAATATTCTCAACTTTCACCTGCAATTCTAAATGGCCAGAGATTATTGAAGCTATTCGTTTTGAGGCAGGGCAAAAACCAAGTGATAGAAGTGATATGGTCACACATGTTTACCATATGAAGCTAGATGAGTACATCACATCTATTAAGAATGGAGAAGCCTTCGGTCCCATAAAAGCTG ATGGATTACACTATGCTAAGGGATGTGACACAGGAATCACACCGTTGGCAGGTCCGAGTGCGGGTCACTCGCTTCTCGCAGTTCACTACAGCAAATGA
- the LOC9266439 gene encoding uncharacterized protein isoform X5, giving the protein MEPSRFVRICPRKRPDDGSSISSAANKHLELTSGVSCAIDEPSSSRGATGFSMLTGSSSCTIGSRGAGHIQSSRPNRDHFCPIVPARVARVNREKRQAARKMRLILRQEHVPRSLSMRFTYSIPKEHMQILKATYPDRSYYGGLDYECNHCGALFWYQERVVSQSSHRAKRIAYNLCCRGGKISLPPPKPFPPILQDLIRFDGGARSNSFMRLIRQYNSLFAFTSLGANIDRSINTGQGHYVFRINGVVHHRIGSLVTAPGQRPEFAQLYIYDTANELQNRLNIFYHTDDPGDVPDPVIVQELISMLDQFNPLVQQFRLARDKLLSPSAPEIAIKLIGSDHSQSDHYSLPTISELATLIIPGASCEVSKFDVIVQKHSGELCQLSPIHPALMSLQYPLLFPYGDVGFHTGIKLREVDDQPPGSCDEASMLEFYRYESHYRKDEPNPFTCCGRLSDQLAANAFSCIETSRLTYHALNQKKLRSETHQGISDAVVRGDSDGKDVGTKVILPSSFIGGRRYMVQNYHDSMAICRSYGPPQIFSTFTCNSKWPEIIEAIRFEAGQKPSDRSDMVTHVYHMKLDEYITSIKNGEAFGPIKAVPKKRIAAFPHINMAHSSI; this is encoded by the exons ATGGAGCCATCCAGATTCGTTCGCATCTGCCCGCGGAAGCGTCCAGATG ATGGGTCCTCCATATCATCTGCTGCCAATAAGCACTTAGAGCTTACGAGTGGTGTGTCATGTGCCATAG ATGAGCCGTCATCATCCCGCGGTGCCACTGGGTTCTCAATGCTCACGGGTAGTTCATCATGCACTATAG GGAGTCGTGGAGCTGGCCACATTCAGTCTTCTCGACCCAACA GAGATCATTTTTGCCCAATAGTGCCAGCACGTGTTGCTCGAGTGAACCGGGAAAAAAGACAGGCCGCTAGGAAAATGCGTCTTATTTTGCGACAAG AACATGTGCCACGTTCACTGTCGATGAGATTCACATATTCCATACCAAAGGAGCACATGCAAATTCTTAAAG CTACGTACCCAGATCGTTCCTATTATGGTGGCCTTGACTATGAATGCAATCATTGTGGTGCATTATTTTGGTACCAAGAAAGGGTTGTTAGCCAGAGCTCGCACAGAGCCAAGAGGATTGCATACAATCTGTGTTGTCGTGGTGGAAAGATCTCCTTACCCCCACCCAAGCCTTTTCCTCCTATCTTACAAGACTTGATTCGTTTTGATGGCGGTGCCCGTTCCAACTCTTTCATGCGACTCATCAGGCAATATAATTCATTATTTGCATTCACATCGCTTGGGGCTAACATTGATAGGAGCATAAACACTGGTCAGGGGCATTATGTTTTTCGTATCAATGGTGTTGTCCATCACAGAATTGGTTCTCTGGTTACTGCTCCTGGACAACGTCCGGAATTCGCCCAGCTGTACATATATGACACCGCCAATGAGCTCCAGAATAGgcttaatattttttatcacaCTGATGATCCTGGGGATGTCCCTGATCCTGTTATTGTGCAAGAGCTTATCTCGATGCTTGACCAGTTCAATCCTCTTGTGCAACAGTTCCGTCTTGCTCGAGACAAGCTGCTTTCTCCAAGTGCTCCTGAGATTGCTATCAAGCTCATTGGGTCAGACCATTCTCAGAGTGACCATTACAGCCTTCCCACCATCTCTGAGTTGGCAACACTAATTATACCTGGTGCATCTTGTGAGGTATCAAAGTTTGATGTCATTGTGCAGAAGCATTCAGGTGAGTTATGTCAGTTGTCACCTATTCATCCAGCCCTTATGTCATTGCAGTACCCGCTTCTATTCCCATATGGTGATGTGGGTTTTCATACTGGTATCAAGCTTAGAGAGGTAGATGATCAGCCACCCGGTAGTTGCGACGAAGCATCGATGCTTGAATTTTATCGGTACGAGTCCCACTATCGAAAGGATGAGCCCAATCCATTCACCTGTTGTGGTAGGCTTTCTGATCAGCTCGCTGCGAATGCTTTCTCATGTATAGAGACATCTCGACTCACATACCATGCCCTCAACCAGAAAAAACTTCGCTCTGAGACACATCAAGGTATATCTGATGCTGTTGTTAGGGGAGACAGTGATGGAAAGGATGTTGGCACCAAGGTAATTCTGCCATCAAGTTTCATAGGAGGAAGGCGATACATGGTTCAAAACTACCATGATTCAATGGCAATCTGCCGTTCTTACGGTCCTCCTCAAATATTCTCAACTTTCACCTGCAATTCTAAATGGCCAGAGATTATTGAAGCTATTCGTTTTGAGGCAGGGCAAAAACCAAGTGATAGAAGTGATATGGTCACACATGTTTACCATATGAAGCTAGATGAGTACATCACATCTATTAAGAATGGAGAAGCCTTCGGTCCCATAAAAGCTG TTCCAAAAAAGAGGATTGCCGCATTCCCACACATTAACATGGCTCACAGCTCAATCTGA
- the LOC9266439 gene encoding uncharacterized protein isoform X9, producing the protein MEPSRFVRICPRKRPDDGSSISSAANKHLELTSGVSCAIDEPSSSRGATGFSMLTGSSSCTIGSRGAGHIQSSRPNRDHFCPIVPARVARVNREKRQAARKMRLILRQEHVPRSLSMRFTYSIPKEHMQILKATYPDRSYYGGLDYECNHCGALFWYQERVVSQSSHRAKRIAYNLCCRGGKISLPPPKPFPPILQDLIRFDGGARSNSFMRLIRQYNSLFAFTSLGANIDRSINTGQGHYVFRINGVVHHRIGSLVTAPGQRPEFAQLYIYDTANELQNRLNIFYHTDDPGDVPDPVIVQELISMLDQFNPLVQQFRLARDKLLSPSAPEIAIKLIGSDHSQSDHYSLPTISELATLIIPGASCEYPLLFPYGDVGFHTGIKLREVDDQPPGSCDEASMLEFYRYESHYRKDEPNPFTCCGRLSDQLAANAFSCIETSRLTYHALNQKKLRSETHQGISDAVVRGDSDGKDVGTKVILPSSFIGGRRYMVQNYHDSMAICRSYGPPQIFSTFTCNSKWPEIIEAIRFEAGQKPSDRSDMVTHVYHMKLDEYITSIKNGEAFGPIKAEDCRIPTH; encoded by the exons ATGGAGCCATCCAGATTCGTTCGCATCTGCCCGCGGAAGCGTCCAGATG ATGGGTCCTCCATATCATCTGCTGCCAATAAGCACTTAGAGCTTACGAGTGGTGTGTCATGTGCCATAG ATGAGCCGTCATCATCCCGCGGTGCCACTGGGTTCTCAATGCTCACGGGTAGTTCATCATGCACTATAG GGAGTCGTGGAGCTGGCCACATTCAGTCTTCTCGACCCAACA GAGATCATTTTTGCCCAATAGTGCCAGCACGTGTTGCTCGAGTGAACCGGGAAAAAAGACAGGCCGCTAGGAAAATGCGTCTTATTTTGCGACAAG AACATGTGCCACGTTCACTGTCGATGAGATTCACATATTCCATACCAAAGGAGCACATGCAAATTCTTAAAG CTACGTACCCAGATCGTTCCTATTATGGTGGCCTTGACTATGAATGCAATCATTGTGGTGCATTATTTTGGTACCAAGAAAGGGTTGTTAGCCAGAGCTCGCACAGAGCCAAGAGGATTGCATACAATCTGTGTTGTCGTGGTGGAAAGATCTCCTTACCCCCACCCAAGCCTTTTCCTCCTATCTTACAAGACTTGATTCGTTTTGATGGCGGTGCCCGTTCCAACTCTTTCATGCGACTCATCAGGCAATATAATTCATTATTTGCATTCACATCGCTTGGGGCTAACATTGATAGGAGCATAAACACTGGTCAGGGGCATTATGTTTTTCGTATCAATGGTGTTGTCCATCACAGAATTGGTTCTCTGGTTACTGCTCCTGGACAACGTCCGGAATTCGCCCAGCTGTACATATATGACACCGCCAATGAGCTCCAGAATAGgcttaatattttttatcacaCTGATGATCCTGGGGATGTCCCTGATCCTGTTATTGTGCAAGAGCTTATCTCGATGCTTGACCAGTTCAATCCTCTTGTGCAACAGTTCCGTCTTGCTCGAGACAAGCTGCTTTCTCCAAGTGCTCCTGAGATTGCTATCAAGCTCATTGGGTCAGACCATTCTCAGAGTGACCATTACAGCCTTCCCACCATCTCTGAGTTGGCAACACTAATTATACCTGGTGCATCTTGTGAG TACCCGCTTCTATTCCCATATGGTGATGTGGGTTTTCATACTGGTATCAAGCTTAGAGAGGTAGATGATCAGCCACCCGGTAGTTGCGACGAAGCATCGATGCTTGAATTTTATCGGTACGAGTCCCACTATCGAAAGGATGAGCCCAATCCATTCACCTGTTGTGGTAGGCTTTCTGATCAGCTCGCTGCGAATGCTTTCTCATGTATAGAGACATCTCGACTCACATACCATGCCCTCAACCAGAAAAAACTTCGCTCTGAGACACATCAAGGTATATCTGATGCTGTTGTTAGGGGAGACAGTGATGGAAAGGATGTTGGCACCAAGGTAATTCTGCCATCAAGTTTCATAGGAGGAAGGCGATACATGGTTCAAAACTACCATGATTCAATGGCAATCTGCCGTTCTTACGGTCCTCCTCAAATATTCTCAACTTTCACCTGCAATTCTAAATGGCCAGAGATTATTGAAGCTATTCGTTTTGAGGCAGGGCAAAAACCAAGTGATAGAAGTGATATGGTCACACATGTTTACCATATGAAGCTAGATGAGTACATCACATCTATTAAGAATGGAGAAGCCTTCGGTCCCATAAAAGCTG AGGATTGCCGCATTCCCACACATTAA